The region CACAGGCGGTCTCATTAGCCGTAGTAACAACGAATTGTGAGAAGTCAGCAGAAGCCATAGTAGTGAGGAAGTTCCTGTAATGGGGACGGAGCGAAGGGCTGAACAATCAATCAGTTGAAGTACGTTCCACTTCGTAGCCGGAGCATACGCCTGTCGATGACTTCAAAGGCGGCAAAGGCAAAAGGGGCAGAAAGGAAACAACGCATGGACACAAGCAGTCTCATGGAGCAGATATTAAGCAGGGATAATCTAAATGCGGCGTATCTGCAAGTCGTAAGGAATAAAGGAGCGGCAGGCGTGGACGGGATGACCGTTGAAGAACTTGGCGCATATCTTTCGGAAAACGGCGAAAACATTAAGGAACAGTTGCGGACGAGGAAGTATAAGCCGAAGCCAGTCCGCAGGGTGGAGATACCCAAACCCGATGGTGGTACAAGAAATCTTGGAGTGCCAACAGCAGTAGACCGCTTTGTACAGCAGGCGGTGGCACAGGTGCTTACCCCGATATTTGAGGAGCAGTTTCACGACCACAGCTATGGATTCAGACCCAAGCGGTGTGCACAGCAGGCAGTCCTTAAAGCATTGGAAATGATGAATGACGGACACAACTGGATAGTGGATATCGACCTAGCGAAATTCTTTGACACAGTAGACCATGACAAGCTGATGACGATTTTCGGACGGACAATAAAGGACGGAGATGTCATATCGGTGGTAAGAAAGATTCTGGTCAGCGGCGTAATGATTGATGATGAGTATGAAGATACGGTAGTCGGCACACCGCAGGGTGGAAATATCTCGCCGCTGTTAGCAAATATCATGTTAAATGAGCTGGACAAAGAACTGGAAGCAAGGAGGCTGGATTTCGTCCGGTATGCAGATGACCTTATTATAATGGTCGGGAGCAGACAGGCGGCAGAGCGGGTAATGAAGAGCGTGGCTCGGTTTATAGAGGAAAAGCTTGGACTGAAAGTGAACGCGGAAAAGAGCAGGGTTGATAAACCAAAGGGCATTAAGTATCTGGGGTTTGGATTTTACTATGACTCATTTGCCAAAGGGTACAAAGCCAGACCACACCCGAAAGCGGCAGCAAAGTTCAAGGCGCAGATGAAGAAATATACAAGCAGGAGCTGGGGAGTGGGCAATGGTTATAAAATTGGGAAACTCAACCGGCTTATCCGAGGGTGGATAAATTATTTCAAAATCGGAAGCATGAAAAGGCTGTGCGCAAAAATGGACGGACAGATTCGGTATCGACTGCGCATGTGCATATGGAAACACTGGAAAACGCCAAAGAACAGGGAAAAGAATCTTATCAAACTTGGTCTGCCGCCAAATGCGGCACATGGCATTTCATATGCCAAAGGATATGCCAGAGTGTGCAGAAGCTGGAATCTCCACATTTGTATCAGTAAAGAGAGACTAGCTAAGTTTGGTCTTGTATCCATGGAAGACTACTACGCCGAAAAGGCTGTTACATGTTAAGTTGATTGAACCGCCGTATACCGAACGGTACGTACGGTGGTGTGAGAGGTCGGAAGGCGAAATAATCGCCTTCCTCCTACTCGATTTACGTCAATGTCACATTCTTATTGATGTCCAAAAGGATGTCCGGTAAAAGATGAGCCATAAAACTGTTACTCCACCGTAACGGATTTGGCCAGGTTTCGCGGCTGGTCCACATCCAGATGCTTGCCGATGGAAGCATAGTAGGCAATCAGCTGCAGGGCCACTGCAATGGGGAACACGGTGAAGCGGTCTTCCAAATCCGGAATCCGAAGTTCCATGTCAGCCACTCCGTCCTCCACCACAGACTGTTTCTTTGCCAGCAGGATAACGTAAGCGCCTCTGGCCTTTACCTCCCGGATATTGGAAATGGTCTTGGCAAAGACATGGTCCTGGGTGGCTATGGCGATCACAGGCACATTGTCGTAAATCAGGGCAATGGTTCCGTGCTTTAATTCACCGGCGGCATACGCCTCCGCGTGGATGTAGGAGATTTCCTTAAGCTTCAGGGCTCCCTCCAGGGAAAAGGCATAATCCAGGCCCCTTCCGATAAAAAAGGTGTCCCTCTCACGAATCAGGTGGCGCACAAAGGACTGAATAAATTCAGACTGTCCAATCATGATTTCCATGGCGGGTATGACGTCCATCAGGTCCTTCATGAATTCCCTGGCCTCATCGCGGCTGAATGCTCCCCGGACCAGAGCCATGCGGCAGCCAATCATGTAGAGGGCAGCCAGTTGGACGGAATATGCCTTTGTACTGGCAACCGCAATCTCCGGACCTGCATGGGTATATAATACGTAATCGCTTTCCCTGGCAATGGTGGATCCCTTTACATTGATAATGGAAAGCGTGGGAGAGCCAAGGCTTTTGGCCAGATTCATGGCGGCCAGCGTGTCAATGGTCTCCCCTGACTGAGAGATGACCATGACCAGGGTTTTGGAATCAATCAGCGGATCCTCATACCGGAATTCAGATGCAATGGACACAGTGACGGGTATCCGGAGCATTGGCTCCATCAGCGCTTTTGCCACCATTCCCGCATGCATGGCTGTACCGCAGGCAATGATGCGTACCTGGGTACACTCTGCGAATATGGAGTCCGGGATGCCGTCATCCCGGAAATCCGGCAGACGGTCCACCATCCTCGGAAGAATGGTATTCTTAAGGGCATCCGGCTGTTCGTGGATTTCCTTAAGCATGAAATGAGGGTATCCGTTCTTCATGGCCGCATCCATGTTCCAGCTGACCTCCAGTGTTTCCGGCTCCACGCGGTTAAAGTCCATATCATATACACGGACTTTGTATGGCGTCAGGCGCACGATGCAGCCTTCCGGGACCACGAAATACTCCCTGGTATAGGAAATCAGGGCAGTAAGATCTGAGGCTACAAGAGCTCCTGAGTGGGTGTGGGAAGCAACAAGGGGGCTTACCTTTCTTACGGCATATATCTCACCGGGACGATCCGCAAAAAGGATGCAGAAACCATAGGAGCCTCCCAGCATGCCTGTAAAAGCCGCGATTGCTTTCAGCGGATCCTGGCCGCATTCCCTGTAAGCAGAATCCAGCACAGCCGCGGCCACCTCACTGTCGGTCTGGGAGGCAAGACGGCCTTCCAGTTCATATTCCTGTGTAAGCTGGCGGTAATTCTCGATGATTCCGTTGTGAATCAGGGTTACCTGTCCGAAGCTGTGGGGATGCGCATTGGCGTCTGTCACACCTCCGTGGGTAGCCCAGCGGGTATGGCCGATTCCGCAGTGGGATATCTCGCCGGCTGATTTTACACATTCTCTTAGGGCGGCCACCTTTCCCACCTTTTTAATGGTCCTGACCAGGGAATCCTGATTGAAGTAAGCTATTCCGGCACTGTCATATCCTCTGTACTCCAGTCCCGCAAGTCCCTTTAACAATACATCCTTGGCCTCCAAGGGGCCTGTATATCCAATTATTCCACACATAATTTGTTCTGCCTTTCTTTGCTGGTTGCAGTTATTTTAACTGCGGTTGACGTTCCTGAAAAAGACAACAAAAAACCAAGCTGTCTTATACAGGCAGTTTTCAGCATACCATTTTTTAACCTTTTTTATCTGATTTCATTCATCCGGTCACGCTGGCTTTGTTTTGCAGTTACCCGCATATTTTCCAGTATGTAACACGCCCGGACAGCATGGGAGAGCACCCGCCGAATTTCTCGATTCTCTCTCCACCTCGTTAACCTTTCCACCGGCAGCAGACCTTCCTGCTGTTCACGTCCCCGGTAAAAGGTGCATGGCGCTTAGCTTTGCTATGAGTCTCCATCCCTCCTGTGATAGATTGTGAATATTATAGCTCACTCTATTTTATGCGTCAATCATAATTTGGGTGAGCAGTCCTGCCGGCCCCCTGCATAATCCCTGTTTTACGCGTTATTTTAAAGATTCTTTAAGACTTTTGTTCTATTCATTCTCCTGCCTGTGTGATATAATGGGGAACGGTGCAATTATATAATTTATGACTGACAACAGGACGCACAACATGAAAAAAGACGATTACATACTGCTGGTAAAAAAATATAAACGGCAGATTCTGCAGTGTTCAGCCCTGGCCGTGACAGTAATGTGCGCCTGCGGGATTTCCTATATGGCAGGACGATACAGCGGGAGACAGAAGGCACCCGCTGCTGCCGGCTCCGAGGGCGGAACTGAAGAAACCACCTCACAATACACAGACCTGCCTCCCGGCTCACCTTCCTTTCTCTTTCCGCCAGGCACGGCCTTCCGGGAAGCAACACCCTCCAATGTGGACATTATGGATTCCCAGGTGCTTAATCTGGCATATCTCTATGAGGACGGGGCAGACTCCACGGATCCGGCCGACAGCTATGCGGGCCGGCTCTATGATATGCTGGCCCTAAAGGATGCTTCATGGATATCGGGACTATATGACCTGTACAATTATACACCCCAGCAGCTCGCCTCCCTGTTGGGACTTCCGGATACAGCCGTCACTTCACCGTCCGGCATCATACCGGAGTTCCGCAACCTATCCGTGCGCTTTGTAAACAGCGGCTTACAGGAAACCGGAAGCACTTCCAACGCAAGGGAAATCATTTCCATCATCAATACCCTTCATTACTGCGGCGTGCTTAAAGATATGAAAACCATGGAGGACTGTGCGGACAAGCTGTGGAACGCCTCCCACAAGTACTCTGTGAGCATGGGTGATATTTATTACTGTGACGGCAGCTGCCTGTACGAAGCAACAGCCGGACAGCCAGCCGCAGACGAATCCGGTGCTAAAGGCGCCGGGGAGGCAGCGGCCATTGCCTCTGCCTCTGATACATCATACCCCGAATCCGCAACTTCTGATACAGCTCTGTCAGCCAACTCCCGGACATGTCCGGGCCATGTGGACTGCACGGTGCTGGCTGTGATCAAAGGCACTGCGGAGGCGGACAGCCTTTTCCGGGCAGCAGATTCCCTGGAGGCTGTAAAGACCTCCGGCTGGACTGGCTGGAATACCCACACCATGAACATGACAGGCGTTTTGCTGGCCCAGGACTGGGTCTCAGGAATACGGACTTTATACAGTTGACTATCCGGTGAAAGGACTTTTAAACTCCCGGGAGATTGAACAATACATGGGGCTGGTTCCGGAAGACGCCAGCCAGCAGCGGAAGGATTTCGTGCGGTATGCCCTTACATCCGTAGGTAAGATTCCCTACTACTGGGGAGGCAAACCATCGGCACCTGGTTATACCGGCAACAGCTTCGGCTCTCTGACCGTACCGGATGAGGACGGCAGGATTTTAAAGGGACTGGACTGTTCGGGCTGGATAAACTGGGTATACTGGTCCGCCACGGGAAGAGGGCTGGGGGCCCAGAGCACCCGCACGCTTTTGGGCAGCGGTACGCCTGTGTCCAGGGATGAACTGCTGCCGGGGGATATCTGCATACGTTTCAATCCCATGGCGCATGTGGTGATATTCCTGGGTTGGACAGCAGAGGGGAATATGCTCTGTATCCAGAAGACCACGGGAAATTCCAATAATGTGGAAGTGGGAACCGTTACAAGTGACTGGGAGAGTTACCGGCGTATACTGGAATGATTTCGTATTAGGAACCAAATAGATAAAGAGGAGTATAATCATGAATAACAGAGAAAATGACGATGAACTGGAACGTATGAGGGCGCGTGCCAGAAGGGGCGGCGTCCGGCAGGGCGGCGGGGCATACCAGAGGCCTGCGCAGTCTGTCAGGGAGCGCAGAAGTACCAGGCAATCCTATGATGGCCGTGATGAGTATGACGAGGAGTACTATTACGGCGAGGAATACGGCGTGGAGGGGGACAGGCAGGTTGATTTCTCCATGGAGGATTATCTGGATGACGAACCTCCGGTGCCCTCCCGCCGTCTGAGGTCCTCCCATGGTTCGTCCGGTTCTGCAAGAGGGCGCCAGGCACAGTCCTCGGGAAGCAGGCAGGTACAGAGCGGGAAATCCCGCCAGGCGGGAAGCGCCGCCTCCAATCCGGACAGGGCCAGGGCGGCACAGACTGTTTCAAGGAATCAGAGACGCGCAGGAAACAGGCGGCAGGATACGATGGAAAGGGGCAGAGCATCCGCCGGATGGCAGCAGGGACAGATGACAAAACGACGTAAAAAAGGCAGATGGAAGGGGCTCCTTTTGCTCCTTCTGGCTGTATTCATAGGATATGGGGCATGGATGTTTCTTCACAGACCCACAGGATACTGGAATATAGCTGTATTTGGAGTGGACAGCAGGGATGGCAATACCAAGAACGCCCTGGCAGATGTTCAGATGATATGCAGCATTGACAGGTCCACGGGAGAAATCCGCCTTGTCAGCGTTTACAGGGATACCTACCTGAAAATCAATTCAGAGGGAAGCTATCATAAAATCAATGAAGCATACTTTAAAGGGGGACATAAACAGGCTGTGTCTGCCCTGGAGGAAAACCTGGATATCAAAATTGACGACTATGCCACCTTTAACTGGAAATCAGTGGCCGAGGCTATCAATATTCTGGGCGGCATAGACCTGGAAATCACGCCTGCGGAATTTAAGTATATCAATGGATTCATTACAGAGACCGTCAATTCAACCGGCATTGGTTCCTATCAGCTGGAACAGGCCGGGATGAACCATTTAGACGGCGTCCAGGCCGTGGCCTACAGCCGGCTGCGTCTCATGGATACGGATTTCCAGAGGACGGAGCGCCAGAGAAAGGTAGTGGAGCTTGCCCTGGCAAAAGCAAAGCAGGCTGATGTCTCAACGCTGACCTCACTGGCAGGCTACATGGTACAGGAGATTTCCACCAGCGTAGGAGTAGGCGATGTGCTGCCTCTGGCAAAGGATATTGGAAAATATCACATCGGGGAGACTGCCGGTTTCCCATTCTCAAGGCAGACCAAGAAAATCGGAAAAATGGACTGCGTGGTGCCCACCACCCTGGAAAGCAATGTAGTCCTTCTCCATCAGTTTCTGTACGGAGAGGAGACATCCTACAGCCCCTCTTCCTCTGTCAGGAAAATCAGCGCCCATATATCGGAAGAAACAGGTCTTTATGAGGAGGGCAAGATGGCTCCTTCCGGAGGCGGTTCATCAGGAGGCGGTTCATCAGGCGGTAAGACGCCTGCCCAGAATGTGCCGGCGGAGACACCTCCGCCAGAAACAGCAGCGCCTGAGGAAACCACCCCGGAAAGTACAGAGGAGACGGAGGAGACCACCCAGGAGAGCACCGTGGAAACAGAGGAAACAGAAGAAGTGGGTCCGGGCGTCTCAGACAAACCCACAAAGGCTCCTGAGAGCACGAAAAATCCGGATGAGGAACAGGGCCCGGGAGCCGGCGGACCGGGCGGCAGCGGCGCCGGAGAGCCTTCCGCCAGCCATCCCACAAAGGCTCCTGAAACAGAGAAACCTGACTCTGGTTCCGGCTCCGGTTCTGACAGCACAAGTCAGGGCCCGGGAAGCCAGGGCAACGGCCCTGGTCAGGCCCAGTCAGACGCGGACGAGGGCGGCCCTGGTATGTAAAGCGCGCCCCGGCATAGAAGTAAAAGAGCAAAGTCAAAAGGATGGCCTCAGGCATTATTTCAACGCCTGGGGCCATCCTTTTATATTGCCGTCCAATATAGCCCGGAACATGCAGTCCTTTATATGAGGATTGTCCTCCTGCAGCTTATGTATCAGATCCTTAATGTACTGCCGCTTTGTGTATCCGTCCATGGGGCATGGATTCTTGCATACAGGAAGCTGGTACTTATTGCAGAACCCTATCACATCTGCCTCTGCGACAAAAATCATGGGGCGGATGACGGTCAGGTCCATGCGATCCAGATAGGTATAGGGTGAGAAGGAGTGGAACCTTCCCTCATAGAACAATGACATCATCATAGTCTCTATCACATCATCCCTGTGATGGGCATAGGCAATCTTATTGCATCCCATCTCCTTGGCCATTTCATTGAGAGCGCCTTTTCGCATCTTGGCACACAGGGAACAGGGATTGGTTTCCTTGCGGATATCAAAGAGCACCGCGCCGATTTCCGTGCGGATGACTTCATATGGAATTTCAAATTCCCGGCACAAGGCCGCCACCGGCTCCAAATTCATGCTGCCCAGTCCCAAATCCACGGTAATGGCGCACAGCTCATATTTTTCAGGGTAGAACCTCCTCAGATGATGAAGGGCATGGAGCAGGGTTAAACTGTCCTTTCCTCCTGACACTCCTACGGCGATGCGGTCGCCGTCCTGAATCAGCCCGTATGTATCAAGAGCCTGGCGCGTCAGGCTCAAAAGACGTTGCAATTTCATGTGGGTTCCAACTAATCCTTTCTGGTCATTATTTGCCGGTTCAATGCCTCCGGTCTTTCGTCTTTGCTCTTTGCCGGAATGCTGCACGGCTTTTTCTATTCTACCTGTCCACACACCTGGTTGTCAAGAAAAGTTAATTATGTTAAAATGGAGGGAGAATAAATTAAGGGTGATGATGAAATGATAAGTTATAAATATATAGTGTCTGACAAGCAGGGGCTCCATGCTACCAATGCCATGAGTCTGAGCAGGGCAGCCGCAGAATATGAGAGCCGGATAACCCTTACAGGCACAAAGGGTACAGCGGACTGTAAGAATGTCCTTGCTCTCATGAGTTTGGGCGCGGGGCAGGGAGAAAGCCTGGAGCTTACGGTGGAAGGACCTGACGAGAGCCAGGCCTCCGGTTTCTTAAAGGGGCTCATGCGCACCATTTTATAAACACGCTCTGACAGGCGCCCATGATAAAATCAACCCGTTTCCTAGCTGTTAGGAAACGGATTTACCGTAAAATCCCCTCTTGACAGGCTATAGTTAATGTCAAAGAACTGCTCTGCAGTTCAAATTTGGAAAGAGGGGTTAATATTATGGCAAGATTAGGTATTTCTATTTATCCGGAGCATTCCACAGAAGAACAGGACATAGCGTATATGAGAAAGGCAGGTAAACTGGGTTATAAGAGGATTTTTACCTGTCTTTTAAGTATTGGTGAAAAGAGCAGGGAGGAAATCATCGGACAGTTTTGCCGCCTGGCTGACGAGGCTCATGCCTGCGGCATGGAAATCATTCCGGATGTCAGTCCTGCTGTATTTTCAAGGCTGGGAATCTCCTTTGAGGACCTGTCCGTGTTCCGTGAAATGCATGTGGACGGCATCCGGCTGGACGAGGGATTTGACGGCATGAAGGAAAGCCTTATGACCTATAATCCGCAGGGGCTGAAGGTGGAGCTGAATGCCAGCACCAAGCTTGTTTATGTGGAGAACATCATGGATCACCATCCGGACCGTGAGAAACTGATTACCTGCCATAACTTTTATCCGCAGGCATATACGGGACTGAGCCTGAAGCATTTTAACAGGTGCAATGACAAGATGAAATCACTGGGCCTAAGGGTGGCTGCGTTTGTATCCAGCAATGCGCCCGGAGCTTACGGGCCATGGCCTTTAAACGAAGGGCTCTGTACCCTGGAAATGCACCGCGGCCTTCCTCTGGATTTCCAGGTACGCCATATGTTTGCCACCGGCATGATAGATGATGTGCTGATTGCCAATGCCTATGCCACGGACGAGGAGCTCAATGCCTGCGCGGCCGTCAATCCCAGCATCCTTACCTTCGGCATTGAACTGGAAAAGGAGCTGACGGACACCGAGCGGCAGATCCTGGACTATGAGCCTAAGCATGTGGTGAGAGGGGATATAAGCGAATACA is a window of Enterocloster clostridioformis DNA encoding:
- a CDS encoding HPr family phosphocarrier protein, which produces MISYKYIVSDKQGLHATNAMSLSRAAAEYESRITLTGTKGTADCKNVLALMSLGAGQGESLELTVEGPDESQASGFLKGLMRTIL
- the ltrA gene encoding group II intron reverse transcriptase/maturase, with protein sequence MDTSSLMEQILSRDNLNAAYLQVVRNKGAAGVDGMTVEELGAYLSENGENIKEQLRTRKYKPKPVRRVEIPKPDGGTRNLGVPTAVDRFVQQAVAQVLTPIFEEQFHDHSYGFRPKRCAQQAVLKALEMMNDGHNWIVDIDLAKFFDTVDHDKLMTIFGRTIKDGDVISVVRKILVSGVMIDDEYEDTVVGTPQGGNISPLLANIMLNELDKELEARRLDFVRYADDLIIMVGSRQAAERVMKSVARFIEEKLGLKVNAEKSRVDKPKGIKYLGFGFYYDSFAKGYKARPHPKAAAKFKAQMKKYTSRSWGVGNGYKIGKLNRLIRGWINYFKIGSMKRLCAKMDGQIRYRLRMCIWKHWKTPKNREKNLIKLGLPPNAAHGISYAKGYARVCRSWNLHICISKERLAKFGLVSMEDYYAEKAVTC
- the glmS gene encoding glutamine--fructose-6-phosphate transaminase (isomerizing), translating into MCGIIGYTGPLEAKDVLLKGLAGLEYRGYDSAGIAYFNQDSLVRTIKKVGKVAALRECVKSAGEISHCGIGHTRWATHGGVTDANAHPHSFGQVTLIHNGIIENYRQLTQEYELEGRLASQTDSEVAAAVLDSAYRECGQDPLKAIAAFTGMLGGSYGFCILFADRPGEIYAVRKVSPLVASHTHSGALVASDLTALISYTREYFVVPEGCIVRLTPYKVRVYDMDFNRVEPETLEVSWNMDAAMKNGYPHFMLKEIHEQPDALKNTILPRMVDRLPDFRDDGIPDSIFAECTQVRIIACGTAMHAGMVAKALMEPMLRIPVTVSIASEFRYEDPLIDSKTLVMVISQSGETIDTLAAMNLAKSLGSPTLSIINVKGSTIARESDYVLYTHAGPEIAVASTKAYSVQLAALYMIGCRMALVRGAFSRDEAREFMKDLMDVIPAMEIMIGQSEFIQSFVRHLIRERDTFFIGRGLDYAFSLEGALKLKEISYIHAEAYAAGELKHGTIALIYDNVPVIAIATQDHVFAKTISNIREVKARGAYVILLAKKQSVVEDGVADMELRIPDLEDRFTVFPIAVALQLIAYYASIGKHLDVDQPRNLAKSVTVE
- a CDS encoding tRNA 2-thiocytidine biosynthesis TtcA family protein, coding for MKLQRLLSLTRQALDTYGLIQDGDRIAVGVSGGKDSLTLLHALHHLRRFYPEKYELCAITVDLGLGSMNLEPVAALCREFEIPYEVIRTEIGAVLFDIRKETNPCSLCAKMRKGALNEMAKEMGCNKIAYAHHRDDVIETMMMSLFYEGRFHSFSPYTYLDRMDLTVIRPMIFVAEADVIGFCNKYQLPVCKNPCPMDGYTKRQYIKDLIHKLQEDNPHIKDCMFRAILDGNIKGWPQALK
- a CDS encoding DUF871 domain-containing protein, whose translation is MARLGISIYPEHSTEEQDIAYMRKAGKLGYKRIFTCLLSIGEKSREEIIGQFCRLADEAHACGMEIIPDVSPAVFSRLGISFEDLSVFREMHVDGIRLDEGFDGMKESLMTYNPQGLKVELNASTKLVYVENIMDHHPDREKLITCHNFYPQAYTGLSLKHFNRCNDKMKSLGLRVAAFVSSNAPGAYGPWPLNEGLCTLEMHRGLPLDFQVRHMFATGMIDDVLIANAYATDEELNACAAVNPSILTFGIELEKELTDTERQILDYEPKHVVRGDISEYMIRSTWPRVTFADQSIPAANTRDLKQGDVVILNDGYLKYKGELHIVTKDMPNDGRKNVIGHLPEYEHVLLDYIEPWKVFAFRIV
- a CDS encoding LCP family protein; protein product: MNNRENDDELERMRARARRGGVRQGGGAYQRPAQSVRERRSTRQSYDGRDEYDEEYYYGEEYGVEGDRQVDFSMEDYLDDEPPVPSRRLRSSHGSSGSARGRQAQSSGSRQVQSGKSRQAGSAASNPDRARAAQTVSRNQRRAGNRRQDTMERGRASAGWQQGQMTKRRKKGRWKGLLLLLLAVFIGYGAWMFLHRPTGYWNIAVFGVDSRDGNTKNALADVQMICSIDRSTGEIRLVSVYRDTYLKINSEGSYHKINEAYFKGGHKQAVSALEENLDIKIDDYATFNWKSVAEAINILGGIDLEITPAEFKYINGFITETVNSTGIGSYQLEQAGMNHLDGVQAVAYSRLRLMDTDFQRTERQRKVVELALAKAKQADVSTLTSLAGYMVQEISTSVGVGDVLPLAKDIGKYHIGETAGFPFSRQTKKIGKMDCVVPTTLESNVVLLHQFLYGEETSYSPSSSVRKISAHISEETGLYEEGKMAPSGGGSSGGGSSGGKTPAQNVPAETPPPETAAPEETTPESTEETEETTQESTVETEETEEVGPGVSDKPTKAPESTKNPDEEQGPGAGGPGGSGAGEPSASHPTKAPETEKPDSGSGSGSDSTSQGPGSQGNGPGQAQSDADEGGPGM